Proteins co-encoded in one Garra rufa chromosome 7, GarRuf1.0, whole genome shotgun sequence genomic window:
- the aqp12 gene encoding aquaporin 12 gives MSGLNASLGYFLTIIGVSVVGRVLLGRWRPRLTFLTEFISAFALAACRLEVDTIAEVGQFAGALGPDVAITMLFISITVHAVLMQGVSGNPSVTLMGLLLKDTGALSVVFSVSAQLLGAYVALLVAGKYWEMELTDMHMIKNMMMFDCATSLRVSPLQGVLAEALGAVTFHLVYLALKNRSQLLRIPIFAVLLTFIAYAGNNYTSGYVNPSLALAMTFPCPGHTFLTYSLVYWLGPLIGMTLAVFLYLGNIPLLFSRNLLYSKKARFRVPKGKTSEDKSC, from the exons ATGTCAGGCCTCAATGCCTCGCTAGGCTACTTTTTAACGATAATCGGCGTGAGCGTGGTCGGGCGGGTGCTCTTGGGGCGCTGGCGGCCGCGCTTGACCTTCCTGACAGAGTTCATCTCTGCTTTCGCTCTGGCCGCCTGTAGACTAGAAGTGGACACCATCGCGGAGGTCGGCCAGTTTGCCGGAGCGCTTGGGCCTGACGTGGCCATCACTATGCTCTTCATCTCCATCACCGTCCATGCCGTTCTCATGCAGGGCGTGAGCGGAAACCCGTCGGTGACGCTGATGGGGCTCCTGCTGAAAGACACTGGCGCGTTGTCGGTGGTCTTCAGCGTTTCGGCGCAGCTGCTCGGCGCGTACGTGGCGCTCCTGGTCGCCGGGAAGTATTGGGAGATGGAGCTGACCGACATGCACATGATCAAGAACATGATGATGTTCGATTGCGCCACGTCGCTGCGGGTCTCGCCGCTGCAGGGAGTCCTCGCCGAAGCCCTCGGAGCCGTGACTTTTCACCTGGTTTACCTCGCTCTGAAGAACAGGTCGCAGCTGCTCAGGATTCCCATCTTCGCCGTGCTGCTGACGTTCATCGCCTATGCAG GAAATAACTATACGTCTGGATATGTGAATCCATCTCTGGCTCTTGCCATGACGTTCCCCTGTCCCGGACACACTTTCCTGACATATTCTCTGGTCTACTGGCTCGGGCCTCTGATTG GCATGACTCTTGCAGTCTTCTTGTATCTGGGAAACATCCCACTGCTGTTCAGCAGGAACCTGCTTTACTCCAAAAAGGCACGTTTCCGGGTTCCCAAAGGGAAAACGTCAGAAGACAAGAGCTGCTGA